The Limnospira fusiformis SAG 85.79 genomic interval TAACTTTTCTAAAACTTCCTCTGTTAACTGTACAAATTCCATCGCCGCTGGTGAATCTGGCGCAAATTCTAGCACAGATTTGGGGTCTGGTATCTCTAAATCTCCCATAGTTATAGTCTGGTTGGTACATTGAGACAAAACTGTTCTTTCAAAGATTATGCTATTCATAATCGGTAAATTATGGGAATTTAACAGGGATTCTTTTTGCTTGGGAAAGACATAATTTAAAAATTTAGAGTTGGTGGATATTTTGGATGGCAATATTCCCAAGATTTCTAAATTATTTTTACCAATTAAGGCGCGAAATTCATCAATTTGACTAATAAACTCCAAGACGGTAGGTAATCCTTGATTAGCAAAGGGTTTTAAGTCTGATGGGATGATTAAATAATCCGCAGCATATAAGGCAATTTCTGTATAAATATCCCGCGATGGAGGAGTATCAATAATCACGATATCATAATCTTCTTCAACTCGTTTTAGCTTGGTGACTAAACGGGTTTTATAAGATGCAACTTGGTTCAGTTTAGACTGCTTTTGAATTAAGTTAATATGGGAAGGTATGACATCAATTTCTGGGTGATTGAATCCGTCGGTTTTTCTGACGACATCGGGAATAAAGTCATAATCACCTGATTCGATAACATGGGAAACATTGCGATCTCTTAAATCATCATCTTCCACAAATAAAAATTTCATTAAGCCAGTCGCAAAGGTAGAGTTGGCTTGAGAGTCTAAATCGATAAGTAGTATTTTGTGACCTTGTTTTTGTAAACTGGCGGCTAGGTTAATGGCGATGGTGGTTTTACCTACTCCACCTTTATTATGGTAAATAGCAATAGTTTTCATACCTGGTTATTTAAGGATAGGTTAAACATTATCATATTTAGCCAATAAAATCAAGGATTAAATCTCCCCAAATTCGGGGATTTTCGGCGTGGACGTTATGACCACAGCCGGGAACTATGATCATGGTTGCGAAGGTACATAAATCCGTAATTTCTCGGTTGATTTTTTGAAATTTATGGTCAAATTCTCCCACTAATAATAGTAAAGGTATCTGATTTTGAGATAACTTATCCCAGAGTGGTGGCTGGTTTCCGGTTCCCGAATTAATGAGAATTTTAGCTAATTGATTGGGGTTATTTTGGAGTCGATCGCCTATAATTTTATCAAAAATGGGCGAGTTTTTCAAGGATGTAAATAGGGGTAAACTATACCACCAGTTGAGGAAGTCTTCAAAAGGGATATTTTGTAACTGATCGGCTATTTTATCATCTGATAAACGTCGCTGCGATCGCTCAATTTCCGTTTTCAGTCCCGGCGATGCTGATTCCAGAATTGCTTGCTTAAATCGTGTAGGATAGTGTAAAATCAAATAGAGTCCTAAACGACCTCCCATAGAATATCCAACCAGGACACAATTATCAATTTTCAGGTAATCCAAAAGACCAATTAAACCGGAGGCGATCGCTGGCATTTTATAGGCTTCATCTCCTGCTAATACCTGAGTTTTTCCTTGTCCTGGTAAATCAATAGTTAAGCAGCAGAAATCATCAGGAAGGGAGGATATAGCCAGGTCAAAGTCTCGGCAATTTCCCATAAAGCCATGTAATAGCAAAATTATAGGCTGAGTGCGATCGCCTTTTAATTCACCATAAAAACTATAACACCCCACCCGCCATTGTGGCATTTAATGCACTCCTATTTATTAGTCAAACACCCAATGCAAAAATGGAACCGCCGCCGCACAAAAAGCCATAAACCCAAATAACCCCCCCAGCATTCCATACAGCAAAAATTGGTCGCCGCGATCCTTAGCCAATTTGACAATCACGTAACTGTAGCCATAGCAAACCAGGAAGAAAAGAACAATAAAGCCAGTGAAGTAATATTGCATAACCAAATCATGTCTAAAAAGCCTAATTGTCCATTATAGGAAAATTATGGTCAATCGCCTAAAATTTCACAAAAATTTAGTATTTCCCAGAGATTAATGAGTAACAGGCGTTTGCTGTTCAGGTATACTGAGGGTGATCACAAATTCTGTGCCGCCACCTACCTGGGAATTACACTGCAACTTTCCGCCGTGATTTTCGACTACAATTTGATGAGAAATAGACAATCCCAAACCCGTCCCCTGACCCACAGGCTTAGTAGTAAAAAAGGGATTAAAAATCTGTCTTTGGATCGATTCAGGAATTCCCGGACCATTATCAGCAATTTTAATAACAACCGAGTCTAGCTGGTCTGGAGATTTAGCTTTTTCCACTGTAGTTTTGATGGTAATTATCCGAGGGTCTGGTTGAGTGGCTAATGCATCGATCGCATTAGCCAATATATTCATAAATACCTGATTCAATTGACTAGGATAGCATTCCAACTTAGGTAATTCGCCATAATCTTTAATCATTTTAATTTCACAACCGTGGTGCATTTTCATGCGACCTTGTAAAATCAGTAAAGTGCTTTCGATACCCTCATGTAAATCTACAGCCTTGCGGGTAGCTTCATCGAGGCGAGAAAAGTTTCTTAAAGAGACAACAATATCTTGAATTCGGGTAGTTCCCAACTTCATTGAATCCAAAGCATTAGGTAAATCATCAAGCATAAATTTCAAATCTACTTCCTTAGCAAAATCGATAATTTCTTCCCTAGGTTTTGGGTAGTTTTTATGATATAATTTCACCAGTTCAATTAAATCTTTAATGCAGGTTT includes:
- the menH gene encoding 2-succinyl-6-hydroxy-2,4-cyclohexadiene-1-carboxylate synthase — its product is MPQWRVGCYSFYGELKGDRTQPIILLLHGFMGNCRDFDLAISSLPDDFCCLTIDLPGQGKTQVLAGDEAYKMPAIASGLIGLLDYLKIDNCVLVGYSMGGRLGLYLILHYPTRFKQAILESASPGLKTEIERSQRRLSDDKIADQLQNIPFEDFLNWWYSLPLFTSLKNSPIFDKIIGDRLQNNPNQLAKILINSGTGNQPPLWDKLSQNQIPLLLLVGEFDHKFQKINREITDLCTFATMIIVPGCGHNVHAENPRIWGDLILDFIG
- a CDS encoding ParA family protein, whose protein sequence is MKTIAIYHNKGGVGKTTIAINLAASLQKQGHKILLIDLDSQANSTFATGLMKFLFVEDDDLRDRNVSHVIESGDYDFIPDVVRKTDGFNHPEIDVIPSHINLIQKQSKLNQVASYKTRLVTKLKRVEEDYDIVIIDTPPSRDIYTEIALYAADYLIIPSDLKPFANQGLPTVLEFISQIDEFRALIGKNNLEILGILPSKISTNSKFLNYVFPKQKESLLNSHNLPIMNSIIFERTVLSQCTNQTITMGDLEIPDPKSVLEFAPDSPAAMEFVQLTEEVLEKLGK